The following are from one region of the Capsicum annuum cultivar UCD-10X-F1 chromosome 1, UCD10Xv1.1, whole genome shotgun sequence genome:
- the LOC107866836 gene encoding protein DETOXIFICATION 56 has protein sequence MPSSQENMTQKWPYSSLMQNALSELKLQRGILVPLIVMNFTWFAKTAITTAFLGRLGDLYLAGGTLGFTFANVTGFSVLNGLCGAMEPICGQAFGAKNYKLLHKTLVMATLFLLLVTLPISLLWLNVDKILIHFGQQEDISLVAKYYLVNLLPDLVVTSLLCPLKAYLSTQNVTIPIMLSSTLAVVCHVPITMLLSRTKGIIGVSMANWITDFLIMILLAIYVVIAENKKGGKWKEGGWWEQGYRDWIRLLKLCGPCCLTTCLEWWCYEILVLLTGHLPNAKQAIGVIAIVLNFDYLLFSVMLSLSTCASIRVSNELGADSPGPAYRAAYVSLAMSIVSGFLGGSVMAGARGIWGPLFSHDKGIISGVKKIMLLMAVLEVVNFPLAVCGGIVRGTARPWLGTYANICGFYLLALPLGVILAFKIHLGLAGLLTGFVVGVALCLALLLVFIARVDWVQEAKKAQLLSCNLEEIAKDDERN, from the coding sequence ATGCCATCTTCACAAGAAAATATGACACAAAAATGGCCATATTCAAGCTTAATGCAAAATGCTCTATCAGAGCTAAAATTGCAAAGAGGAATATTAGTTCCTTTGATTGTTATGAACTTCACATGGTTTGCAAAAACAGCCATTACAACTGCATTTCTTGGTAGGCTTGGAGATCTTTATTTAGCTGGAGGAACACTTGGTTTTACGTTTGCAAATGTGACCGGATTTTCGGTCTTGAATGGTCTTTGTGGTGCCATGGAGCCAATTTGTGGACAAGCTTTTGGGGCCAAAAATTATAAGCTTCTTCATAAGACTCTTGTTATGGCTACTTTGTTTTTACTACTAGTCACCTTGCCTATTTCTTTGTTGTGGCTTAATGTTGATAAGATCTTAATTCACTTTGGCCAACAAGAAGATATTTCACTAGTAGCCAAATATTATCTTGTTAACCTCCTACCTGATTTGGTTGTTACCTCTTTGTTATGCCCTTTGAAGGCTTATTTGAGTACACAAAATGTTACAATCCCAATTATGTTGAGCTCAACTTTAGCAGTTGTTTGTCATGTACCGATAACCATGTTGCTTTCAAGAACTAAAGGGATTATAGGAGTTTCAATGGCAAATTGGATAACAGACTTCTTGATCATGATATTGTTGGCTATTTATGTTGTGATCGCGGAGAATAAAAAAGGCGGAAAATGGAAAGAAGGAGGATGGTGGGAACAAGGGTATCGCGATTGGATACGATTACTCAAATTATGTGGACCGTGTTGCCTTACTACTTGTCTTGAATGGTGGTGTTATGAAATCTTGGTTTTGTTAACAGGGCACCTACCAAATGCTAAGCAGGCAATTGGTGTTATAGCCATTGTGTTGAATTTCGATTATTTGCTCTTCTCTGTTATGCTTTCGTTATCAACATGTGCATCCATTCGCGTGTCTAATGAGCTCGGTGCAGATAGTCCTGGCCCTGCTTATCGTGCAGCCTATGTATCATTAGCTATGAGCATTGTCTCGGGTTTTCTTGGTGGCTCTGTCATGGCAGGGGCAAGAGGCATTTGGGGTCCATTGTTTAGCCATGACAAAGGGATAATAAGTGGTGTCAAGAAGATTATGTTGCTAATGGCAGTGCTTGAAGTGGTTAATTTCCCTTTAGCAGTGTGTGGAGGTATCGTTCGCGGAACGGCTAGGCCATGGCTAGGGACATACGCAAATATTTGTGGATTCTATCTCTTGGCATTGCCATTAGGTGTGATTTTGGCTTTCAAGATTCATCTTGGTTTAGCTGGATTGTTGACAGGGTTTGTGGTTGGTGTAGCTCTTTGTTTGGCCTTGTTGTTGGTGTTTATTGCTAGGGTTGATTGGGTTCAAGAAGCTAAGAAAGCACAACTACTTTCTTGTAACCTTGAAGAAATTGCTAAAGATGATGagagaaactaa